One segment of Fusarium oxysporum f. sp. lycopersici 4287 chromosome 15, whole genome shotgun sequence DNA contains the following:
- a CDS encoding hypothetical protein (At least one base has a quality score < 10) — protein sequence MTGISPSNPPQSPVHEAAEAATNTAPVEVDTRPVNDSDSTLSSEISTYTASLTSSVLNYPTEFGRQYHAYNADSYNFPNDEAERERLDLTHLLITKGIGNRLFLAPVDLNRSARVLDIGTGTGIWAICVGEEYPSAEIIGNDLSAIQPTWVPPNVKFEVDDVEQPWVHDKFDYIFSRYMSTSILDWPKLVENVFEHLHPGGWAEFQDFDLLYYSEDGSITDDHHLLKWMKLFIDTARTKLNREPCPGPRLEGWIRHAGFTNVVHRKFRLPLGSWPKDPQLKDIGMCNIAQLLEGLEAFSLKIFCGVLGMPTDEVLVMLAQIRQDRMLASTTLCLISMLYMARNHNFQLSLDGSDRIPPLLLMSQATNPFQQV from the exons ATGACTGGCATAAGTCCTTCTAATCCGCCGCAGTCACCGGTACACGAAGCAGCAGAAGCCGCCACTAATACGGCCCCAGTTGAAGTGGACACGCGTCCT GTTAACGACAGTGACTCAACCTTAAGTAGTGAAAT ATCAACCTACACTGCGTCTTTGACCTCGAGCGTCCTGAATTATCCCACTGAATTTGGTCGACAATACCATGCCTACAATGCGGACT CCTATAACTTTCCCAACGACGAAGCAGAACGAGAACGACTCGATCTGACACATTTGCTCATAACTAAAGGCATTGGCAATCGCCTGTTTCTAGCTCCAGTTGACTTAAATAGGTCAGCAAGAGTTTTAGATATCGGTACAGGGACAGGTATAT GGGCCATTTGCGTCGGTGAAGAGTATCCTAGTGCTGAA ATTATCGGAAACGATTTGAGTGCTATCCAACCCACATG GGTTCCCCCAAACGTCAAGTTCGAGGTCGATGACGTCGAGCAACCATGGGTCCACGATAAGTTTGACTACATTTTTTCACGCTACATGTCGACTTCCATCCTGGACTGGCCAAAGCTAGTGGAGAACGTTTTTGA GCACCTTCATCCTGGCGGCTGGGCCGAATTTCAGGACTTTGACCTTCTCTACTATTCAGAAGACGGCTCAATCACGGACGATCATCACCTCCTGAAATGGATGAAACTATTCATCGATACGGCAAGAACGAAGCTGAACCGCGAGCCCTGCCCAGGGCCAAGACTTGAAGGGTGGATCAGGCATGCTGGCTTCACGAATGTTGTCCACCGAAAGTTCCGATTGCCTCTAGGATCATGGCCCAAAGATCCACAGTTGAAAGATATAGGCATGTGTAATATCGCTCAACTCTTGGAAGGCCTAGAGGCTTTCTCTCTGAAGATATTCTGTGGAGTTCTGGGCATGCCCACGGACGAAGTCCTGGTGATGTTGGCCCAGATACGTCAGGATCGTATGCTCGCAAGTACCACGCTCTGTTTAATTT CCATGTTGTATATGGCCAGAAACCATAATTTCCAGTTGAGTCTCGACGGGAGCGACCGAATACCGCCATTACTCCTTATGTCTCAAGCTACAAACCCATTCCAGCAGGTTTGA